In Mammaliicoccus sp. Marseille-Q6498, the genomic stretch GATTGTGTTGGTAAGAAATATCGTTATAAAGTCTATATTGATAAAGAAAAACGTGTATTTGAACATGATACAAAAGTGCAGCAAAAGAACCCTTTAAATCTTGATGCAATGCACGACGCAGCTCAATATTTTTTAGGAACACATGATTTTACAAGTTTTTGCTCACAAAAAACAGAAATACAAAATAAAGTACGAACAATTTATCAAAGTGATATAATTAAAACAGAAGATGGTTTTGAATTTGTCGTAACTGGATCAGGTTTTTTATATAATATGGTTCGTGTAATGGTCGCTTATTTAATGTTAGTAGGCGAAGGAAAAAGAAGTGGAGAAGAAATTCATACACTGCTAGAAGAGCGAGATAGAAAGAAAATTCCACACACTGCTCCAGCGCATGGATTGTATTTAGAAAAAATCTATTTAGACAAAGAAGAGCTTATAAACGAATTTGGTTCAGATATTGAAATTCATAAGAAAAACTCTTCAAAAATTGTTTGAAACCAATTGACAAAAAGCTAAATAAATTATATTATAGACAACGGTATTGTTTTATATCACCACCACGATAAGCCCCGGAATCTTATTGTGTTTTAAGATATAGAAGCAGGAATCAGATAACGGAAATCAAGATGTATATCTTTTTCTTTGGTACAGGTTAATTTATACATCTTGAATAGAACTTTTTTAAATATTAGGAGGACATTACAATGCGTCAAACATTTATGGCAAATGAAGCAAACATCGATCGCAAATGGTATGTTGTTGATGCTGAAGGACAAACGTTAGGTCGTTTATCATCAGAAATCGCATCAATCTTACGCGGTAAACATAAAGTAACTTTTACACCACACGTTGATACAGGAGATTACGTTGTAATTATCAACGCTGACAAAATCTACTTATCAGGTAATAAAGAACAAGATAAAATTTATTACCGTCACTCAAATCACCCAGGCGGAATCAAATCAGTATCTGCTGGTGAATTAAAAGAGAAAAATCCAATTCGCTTATTAGAAACATCTATTAAAGGTATGTTACCTAAGAGCAAACTTGGTGAAAAACAAGGTAAAAAATTATTCGTATATGCTGGTGCAGAGCATCCACATGCTGCACAACAACCTGAAAACTACGAGTTACGTGGTTAATTAAGAGGAGGATACTACATTGGCACAAGTTGAATATAAAGGCACAGGTCGTCGTAAACATTCAGTAGCACGTGTACGTTTAGTACCTGGTGAAGGTAACGTAACAATTAATAAACGTGACGTACGTGAATACTTACCATTTGAATCATTAATTTTAGATTTAAACCAACCATTTGATGTTACTGAAACTAAAGGAAACTATGATGTTTTAGTAAACGTTCAAGGTGGAGGTTTCACTGGACAAGCACAAGCTATCCGTCACGGAATTGCACGTGCATTGTTAGAAGCAGATCCAGAATACCGCGGTTCATTAAAACGCGCTGGATTACTTACACGTGACCCACGTATGAAAGAACGTAAGAAACCTGGTCTTAAAGGCGCTCGTCGTTCACCACAATTCTCAAAACGTTAATATTCCGATATTACATTTCAACACCTTCCAGTACTGCTGGAGGGTGTTTTTTATTGCTTACAGATTTTTATTCCATCACCCTTTGATTTATTACATCCTATTATTTTCTAAATATTAAGTTTATAATTATATTTAAATAATAGGAGGTATGTATGATGACACTTGGAGCTGTTAAGAGTGTAAATATTAATCCGCCAATGGGTATAAACTTTCTAGGTTATCATCGTGATAGGCCTATAGAGAGTATTTTACATGACTTATATGCGATGATTTATTACTTTAAGAATAATGAGACTGAATTATTACTTGTATCAATTGATAATGTAGCATTACTAAAGGAATTCTCTGATGAAATTCGAAATGAAATTTCAAATGCTACGAATATTAAGGTTGAAGATATTATACTCACGTTTAGTCATACACATTCAGGTCCTGCAACTGCTGATGGAAAAGAAATAACAAATAGATATTGTGATGAATTGAAAGAAAAGTTAGTTGAAACTTCGTTTAAATGTTTAGGTGAGGCTACTGAAATAGAGGTTTCATGGTCAATAGATCAAGTGAATGTTTCTGATAATAGAAGAGAATTAGTTGATGGTATGGCTGTTATGGGAATTAGAAAAAATGTTCAAATAGATAATAGAATTGCCTTTTTAAACATTAGGAAAAAAGACAATAAGCAAAATATTGGTTTATTGATTTTTATGTCATCACATCCGAATATATTAAAAAGTGATAGTTATGGCCTTTCTAATGATTACATTAGTGTTATTAGAAAAAAAACAGAAAGTAGTTACAACAATGTTTCAGTTATTCAATTAGGTACAGGGAATCTTAATCCTAAATGGAGAGGTAAACAATCTGACCTTGAAATTATTGCTGATAAAGTTACGGAAGTATTATTCAAACAGCATTTCGAATTTGATAAAATTAATGATTTAAAAACTTATAATAAACAACTAAATGTTAAATTAATGAAAAATGAAAATAAAGAACAAATTTATAATAAAGCAAAATATGCGAGTAAAGTATGGGGATTAAACACTGATAAATGGAAGAATGAAATGTTTGATCGATTAGGTGAACAATTTAATTTAGACGTTGAAATCAGTGGATTTGCATTAAATGATGGAGTATTTATAGGAATTCCATTTGAGCCATTCTATGAAATGTCTTTAAAATTCAAAGAA encodes the following:
- the rpsI gene encoding 30S ribosomal protein S9, with the protein product MAQVEYKGTGRRKHSVARVRLVPGEGNVTINKRDVREYLPFESLILDLNQPFDVTETKGNYDVLVNVQGGGFTGQAQAIRHGIARALLEADPEYRGSLKRAGLLTRDPRMKERKKPGLKGARRSPQFSKR
- the truA gene encoding tRNA pseudouridine(38-40) synthase TruA — protein: MRMLVKISYHGGQFMGFQVQHHERTVQYEFERILKRMHQTFVRIHPSSRTDKGVHAIEQYFHFDTHLNIAPDKWQYAFNSGLPRDISVQSVEQISDDFHCRYDCVGKKYRYKVYIDKEKRVFEHDTKVQQKNPLNLDAMHDAAQYFLGTHDFTSFCSQKTEIQNKVRTIYQSDIIKTEDGFEFVVTGSGFLYNMVRVMVAYLMLVGEGKRSGEEIHTLLEERDRKKIPHTAPAHGLYLEKIYLDKEELINEFGSDIEIHKKNSSKIV
- a CDS encoding alkaline ceramidase yields the protein MMTLGAVKSVNINPPMGINFLGYHRDRPIESILHDLYAMIYYFKNNETELLLVSIDNVALLKEFSDEIRNEISNATNIKVEDIILTFSHTHSGPATADGKEITNRYCDELKEKLVETSFKCLGEATEIEVSWSIDQVNVSDNRRELVDGMAVMGIRKNVQIDNRIAFLNIRKKDNKQNIGLLIFMSSHPNILKSDSYGLSNDYISVIRKKTESSYNNVSVIQLGTGNLNPKWRGKQSDLEIIADKVTEVLFKQHFEFDKINDLKTYNKQLNVKLMKNENKEQIYNKAKYASKVWGLNTDKWKNEMFDRLGEQFNLDVEISGFALNDGVFIGIPFEPFYEMSLKFKEDLQNELALFGGYTNGYYGYLPHESEYQYSGYEVDINAVVYGPLTGLWMPVKFEESKKVITNAINLIKDGEINCKNI
- the rplM gene encoding 50S ribosomal protein L13, which encodes MRQTFMANEANIDRKWYVVDAEGQTLGRLSSEIASILRGKHKVTFTPHVDTGDYVVIINADKIYLSGNKEQDKIYYRHSNHPGGIKSVSAGELKEKNPIRLLETSIKGMLPKSKLGEKQGKKLFVYAGAEHPHAAQQPENYELRG